The following are encoded in a window of Rubellicoccus peritrichatus genomic DNA:
- a CDS encoding glycosyltransferase family 61 protein yields MMKARTFIWLLVRPFYRLSKKARRIPGILVWQLYDRRRCLKLDRLKENLKSNNTLSYYNDLDQKLHKNESSSFIGIIKDVKLYGPYRLAITSSNKVIADNSVPIDSSVYKAVAYSLPSRLPNMSDVESNDSVLNLVNPLSCWYYHWMLECLTRLCPYDRACRSFSIQFSILIPNDAPSFIPESLKILGYEDRIVTSDKPVVLAKNFLVSSYRRINGRLPKSACQWLRNVFFRALDITSSDTTKPRDIYISRKHAQKRRVVNEEELTENLESRGFEIHELENLPLADQIKLFANARTVIAPHGGGLTNIIFSSRKDFHVIELNRANEPNGCYRNLASDNGLKFSQIACEEDDLDYIVDLNHVNYTLDSKR; encoded by the coding sequence ATGATGAAGGCTAGAACATTTATTTGGCTACTTGTAAGACCATTCTATAGGTTATCAAAGAAAGCGCGCAGGATTCCAGGAATACTAGTCTGGCAGCTATATGACAGAAGAAGGTGCTTAAAATTAGATCGCCTTAAAGAGAACTTAAAAAGCAACAATACATTATCATATTACAACGACTTAGACCAAAAGCTTCATAAGAACGAATCTTCCTCTTTTATTGGGATTATTAAGGATGTTAAGCTATACGGCCCGTATAGACTTGCCATAACTTCTAGTAATAAGGTCATTGCGGATAACTCAGTACCCATCGATTCATCAGTATACAAAGCCGTCGCTTATTCATTACCTTCGAGGCTTCCAAACATGTCTGACGTCGAATCAAATGACTCAGTGCTTAATTTGGTGAACCCATTAAGCTGCTGGTATTACCATTGGATGCTTGAATGCCTGACACGCCTTTGCCCTTACGATAGAGCATGCCGTTCCTTTTCGATTCAGTTCTCAATACTCATCCCCAATGACGCACCTTCTTTCATCCCAGAATCCTTAAAAATTCTAGGTTATGAGGATCGAATTGTTACCTCTGACAAACCTGTTGTATTAGCAAAAAATTTTCTAGTTTCATCTTACAGGCGAATCAATGGTCGCCTGCCCAAATCAGCATGCCAATGGCTCAGAAATGTTTTTTTCAGAGCTTTGGATATCACTTCTTCAGATACGACAAAGCCCAGAGACATATACATTAGCCGAAAGCACGCACAAAAGCGACGTGTCGTTAATGAAGAGGAGCTGACTGAAAACTTAGAAAGTCGAGGCTTTGAAATACATGAACTAGAGAATCTACCACTTGCTGATCAGATTAAACTTTTTGCAAATGCAAGAACCGTAATCGCACCTCATGGCGGTGGTCTAACGAATATAATTTTTTCTTCACGGAAGGATTTTCATGTAATTGAACTTAATCGAGCTAATGAACCTAATGGCTGCTATCGTAACTTGGCGTCAGACAATGGTTTGAAATTCTCTCAGATAGCATGTGAAGAAGATGACCTGGACTATATTGTAGACCTGAATCATGTGAACTACACCCTCGATTCTAAAAGGTAA